One window of the Athene noctua unplaced genomic scaffold, bAthNoc1.hap1.1 HAP1_HAP1_scaffold_45, whole genome shotgun sequence genome contains the following:
- the LOC141954967 gene encoding LOW QUALITY PROTEIN: RNA polymerase-associated protein CTR9 homolog (The sequence of the model RefSeq protein was modified relative to this genomic sequence to represent the inferred CDS: deleted 2 bases in 1 codon; substituted 1 base at 1 genomic stop codon), with protein MQQDYAKAQNLALHACHNTKVEAMQAEGCYPLAKSFHVQGDYDQAFQYYYQASQFASSSFVLPFFGLGQMYIYRGDKENASQCFEKVLKAYPNNYETLKILGCLYVASEDQEKRDIAKGHLKKVTEPCPEDVEAWVELAQILEQTDIQGALSAYGTATRILREEVHADVPPEIVNNVGSLHFRLGNRGEAKTYFLTSLDCAKAEAEHDEHYYNAIAVTANYNLAQIYEVMSEFHEAEKLHXNILREHPNYADCDLRLGAMARDKGNFYEASEWFKEVLWINLDHPDAWSLTGNLHLAKQEWGPVQKEFEMILKQPSTQNDTYAMLALGNIWFQMLHQPARDREKKHHQDGALEIYTQVLRSDPTNVYAADGIGAVLAHKGYFHEAREVFTQMREATANISDVWLNLAHIYVEQKQYISAVQMYEHCLSTLHKQQAWIPT; from the exons ATGCAGCAG gactaTGCTAAAGCACAGAACTTGGCTCTTCATGCTTGCCATAATACAAAAGTTGAAGCAATGCAGGCAGAGGGTTGTTATCCGCTGGCTAAGTCTTTTCATGtacag ggAGATTATGATCAAGCTTTCCAGTATTATTACCAGGCCAGTCAGTTTGCCTCTTCTTCTTTTGTACTTCCATTTTTTGGATTGGGTCAAATGTACATTTATCGAGGGGACAAAGAGAATGCGTCACAATGCTTTGAAAAAGTTCTGAAAGCCTATCCAAACAATTATGAGACTCTGAAAATCCTTGGATGTCTTTATGTGGCTTCAGAAGACCAGGAGAAACGGGATATTGCAAAG ggtCATCTAAAGAAAGTCACGGAACCGTGTCCTGAAGACGTAGAGGCATGGGTTGAGCTCGCCCAAATTCTAGAACAGACTGATATACAG GGTGCACTCTCAGCCTATGGTACAGCCACACGCATTCTGCGAGAGGAAGTACATGCTGACGTCCCACCAGAGATTGTGAATAATGTGGGTTCTctgcacttcaggctgggaaaccgAGGAGAAGCAAAG acaTACTTTTTGACATCGCTGGattgtgcaaaagcagaagctgaacatgatgagCATTATTACAACGCTATCGCTGTAACAGCGAAC TATAACCTTGCCCAAATCTATGAGGTGATGTCTGAATTTCATGAAGCGGAAAAActccattaaaacattttaagagaacatCCGAATTACGCTGATT GTGACTTGCGCTTGGGAGCTATGGCTagggataaagggaatttttatgaggcttctgagtggtttaaagaagtactttggataaatctg gaccatcCGGATGCTTGGTCTCTCACTGGCAATCTTCATCTGGCTAAACAAGAATGGGGTCCAgtacagaaggaatttgaaatgatattgaaacagccctccacacaaaatgatacttacgccatgctggctcttggcaacatctggttCCAGATGCTACATCAACCagcaagggacagagaaaag AAGCATCATCAAGATGGTGCATTAGAGATCTACACACAAGTACTCAGAAGTGATCCAACGAATGTGTATGCTGCTGATGGCATAG gagctgtcttggcacataaaggatatttcCATGAAGCTCGTGAAGTTTTTACCCAAATGAGAGAGGCAACAGCCAATATCAGTGACGtgtggctgaatttggcacatatctacgtagaacagaaacagtacatcagtgctgtgcagatg TACGAACACTGTCTCTCCACCCTTCACAAGCAACAGGCCTGGATTCCCACCTAG